A single region of the Acidobacteriota bacterium genome encodes:
- a CDS encoding MOSC domain-containing protein produces MVMEVGQVEAIFRYPVKSMGGERLEIAELGWHGLEGDRRLAFRRIDDRSGFPWLSAGKLPDLLLFAPHRREGGAGGDPPTHVRTPDGAELPVFGEELAAEIGRRYGAPVQMMQLRDGIFDAATISVIASDTVREVSRLAGRSPDVRRFRPNVLVRSLRSVPFQEDEWVGGLLSFGEGDDAPSIAVTMRDERCSMLNLDPDSARPAPEMMKAVVRANENNAGIYGTVTRIGRLAVGQTVHFRRA; encoded by the coding sequence GATCGCCGAGCTGGGCTGGCACGGCCTCGAGGGTGACAGGCGCCTGGCGTTCCGGAGGATCGATGATCGCAGCGGGTTCCCGTGGCTGTCGGCCGGCAAGCTTCCCGACCTGCTCCTCTTCGCTCCGCACCGCCGTGAGGGCGGTGCCGGAGGAGACCCCCCCACGCACGTTCGCACGCCGGATGGCGCCGAGCTGCCCGTCTTCGGGGAGGAGCTGGCCGCGGAGATCGGGCGCAGGTACGGGGCTCCCGTGCAGATGATGCAGCTCAGGGACGGCATCTTCGATGCGGCGACCATCTCCGTGATCGCGTCCGATACCGTGCGCGAGGTCTCGCGGCTCGCGGGGCGGAGCCCGGACGTGCGACGCTTTCGCCCGAACGTCCTGGTTCGTTCACTGCGATCGGTCCCCTTCCAGGAGGACGAGTGGGTGGGCGGCCTGCTCTCCTTCGGCGAGGGGGACGACGCCCCCTCCATCGCCGTGACGATGCGCGACGAACGCTGCTCGATGCTGAACCTCGATCCCGACTCGGCACGTCCCGCGCCGGAGATGATGAAGGCGGTCGTTCGTGCGAACGAGAACAACGCGGGGATCTACGGCACCGTCACGCGCATCGGTCGTCTGGCCGTCGGGCAGACCGTGCATTTCCGCCGAGCGTGA